The nucleotide sequence CGGGCGCAGCAGGTCGAGGTCGCGGATGATCGCGGCCGGGCGGAGGTCGAAGACCTCGGAGATGGCCTTCTCGATCTTCTCGGCGTCGACCGCGGCGGTGCCGAAGGTCTCGACGAAGAGGCCGACCGGCTCGGCCTTGCCGATGGCGTACGCGACCTGCACCTCGCAGCGCTGGGCGAGGCCGGCGGCCACCACGTTCTTGGCGACCCAGCGCATGGCGTAGGCGGCGGAGCGGTCGACCTTGGAGGGGTCCTTGCCGGAGAAGGCGCCGCCGCCGTGGCGGGACATGCCGCCGTAGGTGTCGATGATGATCTTGCGGCCGGTGAGGCCGGCGTCGCCCATCGGGCCGCCGATCTCGAAGCGCCCGGTCGGGTTGACCAGCAGGCGGTAGCCCTCGGTGTCGAGCTTGATGCCGTCCTCGACCAGCTCGTTCAGCACGTGCTCGACCACGAATTCCCGGATGTCGGGCGCCAGCAGCGAGTCCAGGTCGATGTCGGAGGCGTGCTGCGAGGAGACGACGACGGTGTCCAGGCGGACCGCCTTGTGGCCGTCGTACTCGACGGTGACCTGGGTCTTGCCGTCGGGCCGCAGGTAGGGGATGGTCCCGTTCTTGCGGACGTCGGACAGCCGGCGGGAGAGCCGGTGCGCCAGGTTGATCGGCAGCGGCATCAGCTCGGGCGTCTCGTCGCAGGCGTACCCGAACATCAGGCCCTGGTCGCCCGCGCCCTGCTTGTCCAGCTCGTCTTCGTCGCCCTCGACCCGGAGCTCGTAGGCGGAGTCCACACCCTGGGCGATGTCGGGGGACTGTGAGCCGATCGACACCGAGACGCCGCAGGAGGCGCCGTCGAAGCCCTTCTTCGACGAGTCGTAGCCGATGTCGAGGATCTTGTTCCGCACGAGCGTCGCGATCGGGGCGTACGCCTTGGTGGTCACCTCGCCGGCCACATGCACCAGGCCGGTGGTGATCAACGTCTCGACGGCGACCCGGGAGGTCGGGTCCTCCTTGAGAAGGGCGTCGAGGATGGTGTCGCTGATCTGGTCAGCGATCTTGTCGGGGTGACCCTCGGTCACGGATTCCGAGGTGAACAGGCGGCGGGACACATCGCTCCCTGGGGTTGCAGCGGCTGCTGGCTGATCATGGTCGGACCGCTCGGGAGCTGCGCCCGGTGCGGTTCCTGGGCCAGTTTATCCGGCACGTCCACCGGTCAAGCATCCCCGTCCCACAGAACGGGCAGGCCCGTGACCGGGAACATACCTTGCCTCAAGCCGAAATACAGCCCCACCCCGCCGTGGCAGGCACGTGTCATGAGCCCGATCGGCCGCAGTACGGACCCCGCCGAGGGCGTCCGCCGGGCTCTGCGTGAGGCGCGCCGGACGCCCGGGCCGGGCTCATCCCAGGCGGCCGGTCACCAGGTCCCAGACGGTGTCGGCGAGCGCGCCCTTGGGGCCGTACGGCACGGGCGTCTCGGTGCCGTCGGCGCCGAGCACCACGGCCTCGTTGGTCTCGGCGCCGAAGGTCTTGTGCTCCCCGACCTCGTTCAC is from Streptomyces hygroscopicus and encodes:
- a CDS encoding S-adenosylmethionine synthase, which translates into the protein MSRRLFTSESVTEGHPDKIADQISDTILDALLKEDPTSRVAVETLITTGLVHVAGEVTTKAYAPIATLVRNKILDIGYDSSKKGFDGASCGVSVSIGSQSPDIAQGVDSAYELRVEGDEDELDKQGAGDQGLMFGYACDETPELMPLPINLAHRLSRRLSDVRKNGTIPYLRPDGKTQVTVEYDGHKAVRLDTVVVSSQHASDIDLDSLLAPDIREFVVEHVLNELVEDGIKLDTEGYRLLVNPTGRFEIGGPMGDAGLTGRKIIIDTYGGMSRHGGGAFSGKDPSKVDRSAAYAMRWVAKNVVAAGLAQRCEVQVAYAIGKAEPVGLFVETFGTAAVDAEKIEKAISEVFDLRPAAIIRDLDLLRPIYAQTAAYGHFGREIPDFTWERTDRVDALRAAAGL